One region of Trichosurus vulpecula isolate mTriVul1 chromosome 1, mTriVul1.pri, whole genome shotgun sequence genomic DNA includes:
- the PTBP1 gene encoding polypyrimidine tract-binding protein 1 isoform X3: MSSNSASAANGNDSKKFKGDNRSTGVPSRVIHVRKLPGDVTEAEVISLGLPFGKVTNLLMLKGKNQAFLEMNTEEASNTMVSYYTTVTPVLRSQPIYIQFSNHKELKTDNSPNQARAQAALQAVNSVQSGNLALSASAAAADAGMAVAGQSPVLRIIVENLFYPVTLDVLHQIFSKFGTVLKIITFTKNNQFQALLQYSDPVSAQHAKLSLDGQNIYNACCTLRIDFSKLTSLNVKYNNDKSRDYTRPDLPSGDSQPSLDQTMAAAFGAPGIISASPYAGAGFPPTFAIPQAAGLSVPNVHGALAPLAIPSAAAAAAAAGRIAIPGLTGAGNSVLLVSNLNPERVTPQCLFILFGVYGDVQRVKILFNKKENALVQMADGNQAQLAMSHLNGQKLHGKPIRITLSKHQTVQLPREGQEDQGLTKDYGNSPLHRFKKPGSKNFQNIFPPSATLHLSNIPPSISEEDLKMLFSSNGGMVKGFKFFQKDRKMALIQMGSVEEAIQSLIDLHNHDLGENHHLRVSFSKSTI; encoded by the exons ATGAGCAGCAACTCTGCTTCTGCAG CTAATGGAAATGACAGCAAGAAATTCAAAGGTGATAACAGAAGCACAGGAGTCCCTTCCAGAGTAATCCATGTGAGAAAGCTCCCAGGTGACGTCACAGAAGCTGAGGTTATTTCCCTGGGATTACCATTTGGCAAGGTCACCAATCTTCTAATGCTGAAAGGCAAAAACCAG GCTTTCCTTGAAATGAACACAGAAGAGGCATCGAACACTATGGTAAGTTACTATACCACAGTGACTCCTGTCCTCCGAAGCCAGCCTATCTACATTCAGTTCTCAAACCACAAGGAGCTCAAAACAGACAACTCTCCAAACCAAGCA CGTGCCCAGGCAGCACTTCAAGCTGTAAACTCTGTTCAGTCAGGAAATTTGGCCCTCTCTGCCTCTGCTGCAGCAGCTGATGCAGGAATGGCAGTGGCTGGTCAGAGTCCAGTTTTGAGGATCATCGTAGAAAATCTCTTCTACCCAGTCACTTTGGATGTACTTCACCAG ATTTTCTCTAAGTTTGGCACAGTGCTGAAAATAATAACCTTCACCAAGAACAACCAGTTCCAGGCTCTGTTACAATATTCTGACCCAGTGAGTGCCCAGCATGCTAAGTTG TCTCTTGATGGGCAGAATATCTACAATGCCTGTTGTACATTGCGCATTGACTTCTCTAAACTCACCAGCCTCAATGTGAAATACAACAATGATAAAAGCAGAGACTATACCCGCCCAGATCTGCCTTCTGGTGACAGCCAGCCTTCTCTTGACCAGACTATGGCAGCAGCCTTTG GTGCACCTGGTATAATCTCTGCCTCTCCATACGCAGGAGCTGGTTTCCCTCCCACCTTTGCAATTCCTCAAGCTGCAG GACTCTCCGTTCCAAATGTTCATGGAGCCCTTGCTCCACTGGCGATTCCATCAGCAGCTGCTGCTGCGGCTGCCGCCGGGCGAATTGCTATTCCTGGCCTCACAGGGGCAGGGAATTCTGTCTTGCTGGTTAGCAACTTGAACCCAGAG AGAGTTACACCCCAATGCCTCTTTATTCTTTTCG GCGTTTATGGTGATGTCCAGCGAGTGAAGATCTTATTCAATAAGAAAGAGAATGCCTTGGTTCAGATGGCAGATGGAAACCAAGCCCAGCTTG CTATGAGTCATCTAAATGGACAGAAACTTCATGGGAAGCCAATCAGAATCACTCTTTCCAAGCACCAGACAGTTCAACTTCCCCGTGAAGGACAGGAAGACCAAGGTTTGACTAAAGACTATGGAAACTCACCCCTCCACCGTTTCAAGAAACCGGGCTccaaaaactttcaaaatatctTCCCTCCATCTGCTACACTGCACCTTTCTAATATACC GCCTTCTATATCTGAAGAAGACCTTAAGATGTTGTTCTCAAGTAATGGTGGAATGGTCAAAGGATTCAAGTTCTTCCA AAAGGACCGGAAGATGGCTCTGATCCAGATGGGTTCAGTGGAAGAGGCCATTCAGTCCCTTATTGACCTTCATAACCATGACCTTGGAGAAAACCACCACCTTCGTGTGTCCTTCTCAAAGTCTACCATTTAA
- the PTBP1 gene encoding polypyrimidine tract-binding protein 1 isoform X2, translating into MDGIVPDITVGTKRGSDELFSTCVTNGPFIMSSNSASAANGNDSKKFKGDNRSTGVPSRVIHVRKLPGDVTEAEVISLGLPFGKVTNLLMLKGKNQAFLEMNTEEASNTMVSYYTTVTPVLRSQPIYIQFSNHKELKTDNSPNQARAQAALQAVNSVQSGNLALSASAAAADAGMAVAGQSPVLRIIVENLFYPVTLDVLHQIFSKFGTVLKIITFTKNNQFQALLQYSDPVSAQHAKLSLDGQNIYNACCTLRIDFSKLTSLNVKYNNDKSRDYTRPDLPSGDSQPSLDQTMAAAFGLSVPNVHGALAPLAIPSAAAAAAAAGRIAIPGLTGAGNSVLLVSNLNPERVTPQCLFILFGVYGDVQRVKILFNKKENALVQMADGNQAQLAMSHLNGQKLHGKPIRITLSKHQTVQLPREGQEDQGLTKDYGNSPLHRFKKPGSKNFQNIFPPSATLHLSNIPPSISEEDLKMLFSSNGGMVKGFKFFQKDRKMALIQMGSVEEAIQSLIDLHNHDLGENHHLRVSFSKSTI; encoded by the exons cGGGGATCTGACGAGCTTTTCTCTACTTGTGTTACTAACGGACCCTTTATCATGAGCAGCAACTCTGCTTCTGCAG CTAATGGAAATGACAGCAAGAAATTCAAAGGTGATAACAGAAGCACAGGAGTCCCTTCCAGAGTAATCCATGTGAGAAAGCTCCCAGGTGACGTCACAGAAGCTGAGGTTATTTCCCTGGGATTACCATTTGGCAAGGTCACCAATCTTCTAATGCTGAAAGGCAAAAACCAG GCTTTCCTTGAAATGAACACAGAAGAGGCATCGAACACTATGGTAAGTTACTATACCACAGTGACTCCTGTCCTCCGAAGCCAGCCTATCTACATTCAGTTCTCAAACCACAAGGAGCTCAAAACAGACAACTCTCCAAACCAAGCA CGTGCCCAGGCAGCACTTCAAGCTGTAAACTCTGTTCAGTCAGGAAATTTGGCCCTCTCTGCCTCTGCTGCAGCAGCTGATGCAGGAATGGCAGTGGCTGGTCAGAGTCCAGTTTTGAGGATCATCGTAGAAAATCTCTTCTACCCAGTCACTTTGGATGTACTTCACCAG ATTTTCTCTAAGTTTGGCACAGTGCTGAAAATAATAACCTTCACCAAGAACAACCAGTTCCAGGCTCTGTTACAATATTCTGACCCAGTGAGTGCCCAGCATGCTAAGTTG TCTCTTGATGGGCAGAATATCTACAATGCCTGTTGTACATTGCGCATTGACTTCTCTAAACTCACCAGCCTCAATGTGAAATACAACAATGATAAAAGCAGAGACTATACCCGCCCAGATCTGCCTTCTGGTGACAGCCAGCCTTCTCTTGACCAGACTATGGCAGCAGCCTTTG GACTCTCCGTTCCAAATGTTCATGGAGCCCTTGCTCCACTGGCGATTCCATCAGCAGCTGCTGCTGCGGCTGCCGCCGGGCGAATTGCTATTCCTGGCCTCACAGGGGCAGGGAATTCTGTCTTGCTGGTTAGCAACTTGAACCCAGAG AGAGTTACACCCCAATGCCTCTTTATTCTTTTCG GCGTTTATGGTGATGTCCAGCGAGTGAAGATCTTATTCAATAAGAAAGAGAATGCCTTGGTTCAGATGGCAGATGGAAACCAAGCCCAGCTTG CTATGAGTCATCTAAATGGACAGAAACTTCATGGGAAGCCAATCAGAATCACTCTTTCCAAGCACCAGACAGTTCAACTTCCCCGTGAAGGACAGGAAGACCAAGGTTTGACTAAAGACTATGGAAACTCACCCCTCCACCGTTTCAAGAAACCGGGCTccaaaaactttcaaaatatctTCCCTCCATCTGCTACACTGCACCTTTCTAATATACC GCCTTCTATATCTGAAGAAGACCTTAAGATGTTGTTCTCAAGTAATGGTGGAATGGTCAAAGGATTCAAGTTCTTCCA AAAGGACCGGAAGATGGCTCTGATCCAGATGGGTTCAGTGGAAGAGGCCATTCAGTCCCTTATTGACCTTCATAACCATGACCTTGGAGAAAACCACCACCTTCGTGTGTCCTTCTCAAAGTCTACCATTTAA
- the PTBP1 gene encoding polypyrimidine tract-binding protein 1 isoform X1: MDGIVPDITVGTKRGSDELFSTCVTNGPFIMSSNSASAANGNDSKKFKGDNRSTGVPSRVIHVRKLPGDVTEAEVISLGLPFGKVTNLLMLKGKNQAFLEMNTEEASNTMVSYYTTVTPVLRSQPIYIQFSNHKELKTDNSPNQARAQAALQAVNSVQSGNLALSASAAAADAGMAVAGQSPVLRIIVENLFYPVTLDVLHQIFSKFGTVLKIITFTKNNQFQALLQYSDPVSAQHAKLSLDGQNIYNACCTLRIDFSKLTSLNVKYNNDKSRDYTRPDLPSGDSQPSLDQTMAAAFGAPGIISASPYAGAGFPPTFAIPQAAGLSVPNVHGALAPLAIPSAAAAAAAAGRIAIPGLTGAGNSVLLVSNLNPERVTPQCLFILFGVYGDVQRVKILFNKKENALVQMADGNQAQLAMSHLNGQKLHGKPIRITLSKHQTVQLPREGQEDQGLTKDYGNSPLHRFKKPGSKNFQNIFPPSATLHLSNIPPSISEEDLKMLFSSNGGMVKGFKFFQKDRKMALIQMGSVEEAIQSLIDLHNHDLGENHHLRVSFSKSTI; encoded by the exons cGGGGATCTGACGAGCTTTTCTCTACTTGTGTTACTAACGGACCCTTTATCATGAGCAGCAACTCTGCTTCTGCAG CTAATGGAAATGACAGCAAGAAATTCAAAGGTGATAACAGAAGCACAGGAGTCCCTTCCAGAGTAATCCATGTGAGAAAGCTCCCAGGTGACGTCACAGAAGCTGAGGTTATTTCCCTGGGATTACCATTTGGCAAGGTCACCAATCTTCTAATGCTGAAAGGCAAAAACCAG GCTTTCCTTGAAATGAACACAGAAGAGGCATCGAACACTATGGTAAGTTACTATACCACAGTGACTCCTGTCCTCCGAAGCCAGCCTATCTACATTCAGTTCTCAAACCACAAGGAGCTCAAAACAGACAACTCTCCAAACCAAGCA CGTGCCCAGGCAGCACTTCAAGCTGTAAACTCTGTTCAGTCAGGAAATTTGGCCCTCTCTGCCTCTGCTGCAGCAGCTGATGCAGGAATGGCAGTGGCTGGTCAGAGTCCAGTTTTGAGGATCATCGTAGAAAATCTCTTCTACCCAGTCACTTTGGATGTACTTCACCAG ATTTTCTCTAAGTTTGGCACAGTGCTGAAAATAATAACCTTCACCAAGAACAACCAGTTCCAGGCTCTGTTACAATATTCTGACCCAGTGAGTGCCCAGCATGCTAAGTTG TCTCTTGATGGGCAGAATATCTACAATGCCTGTTGTACATTGCGCATTGACTTCTCTAAACTCACCAGCCTCAATGTGAAATACAACAATGATAAAAGCAGAGACTATACCCGCCCAGATCTGCCTTCTGGTGACAGCCAGCCTTCTCTTGACCAGACTATGGCAGCAGCCTTTG GTGCACCTGGTATAATCTCTGCCTCTCCATACGCAGGAGCTGGTTTCCCTCCCACCTTTGCAATTCCTCAAGCTGCAG GACTCTCCGTTCCAAATGTTCATGGAGCCCTTGCTCCACTGGCGATTCCATCAGCAGCTGCTGCTGCGGCTGCCGCCGGGCGAATTGCTATTCCTGGCCTCACAGGGGCAGGGAATTCTGTCTTGCTGGTTAGCAACTTGAACCCAGAG AGAGTTACACCCCAATGCCTCTTTATTCTTTTCG GCGTTTATGGTGATGTCCAGCGAGTGAAGATCTTATTCAATAAGAAAGAGAATGCCTTGGTTCAGATGGCAGATGGAAACCAAGCCCAGCTTG CTATGAGTCATCTAAATGGACAGAAACTTCATGGGAAGCCAATCAGAATCACTCTTTCCAAGCACCAGACAGTTCAACTTCCCCGTGAAGGACAGGAAGACCAAGGTTTGACTAAAGACTATGGAAACTCACCCCTCCACCGTTTCAAGAAACCGGGCTccaaaaactttcaaaatatctTCCCTCCATCTGCTACACTGCACCTTTCTAATATACC GCCTTCTATATCTGAAGAAGACCTTAAGATGTTGTTCTCAAGTAATGGTGGAATGGTCAAAGGATTCAAGTTCTTCCA AAAGGACCGGAAGATGGCTCTGATCCAGATGGGTTCAGTGGAAGAGGCCATTCAGTCCCTTATTGACCTTCATAACCATGACCTTGGAGAAAACCACCACCTTCGTGTGTCCTTCTCAAAGTCTACCATTTAA
- the PTBP1 gene encoding polypyrimidine tract-binding protein 1 isoform X4 translates to MSSNSASAANGNDSKKFKGDNRSTGVPSRVIHVRKLPGDVTEAEVISLGLPFGKVTNLLMLKGKNQAFLEMNTEEASNTMVSYYTTVTPVLRSQPIYIQFSNHKELKTDNSPNQARAQAALQAVNSVQSGNLALSASAAAADAGMAVAGQSPVLRIIVENLFYPVTLDVLHQIFSKFGTVLKIITFTKNNQFQALLQYSDPVSAQHAKLSLDGQNIYNACCTLRIDFSKLTSLNVKYNNDKSRDYTRPDLPSGDSQPSLDQTMAAAFGLSVPNVHGALAPLAIPSAAAAAAAAGRIAIPGLTGAGNSVLLVSNLNPERVTPQCLFILFGVYGDVQRVKILFNKKENALVQMADGNQAQLAMSHLNGQKLHGKPIRITLSKHQTVQLPREGQEDQGLTKDYGNSPLHRFKKPGSKNFQNIFPPSATLHLSNIPPSISEEDLKMLFSSNGGMVKGFKFFQKDRKMALIQMGSVEEAIQSLIDLHNHDLGENHHLRVSFSKSTI, encoded by the exons ATGAGCAGCAACTCTGCTTCTGCAG CTAATGGAAATGACAGCAAGAAATTCAAAGGTGATAACAGAAGCACAGGAGTCCCTTCCAGAGTAATCCATGTGAGAAAGCTCCCAGGTGACGTCACAGAAGCTGAGGTTATTTCCCTGGGATTACCATTTGGCAAGGTCACCAATCTTCTAATGCTGAAAGGCAAAAACCAG GCTTTCCTTGAAATGAACACAGAAGAGGCATCGAACACTATGGTAAGTTACTATACCACAGTGACTCCTGTCCTCCGAAGCCAGCCTATCTACATTCAGTTCTCAAACCACAAGGAGCTCAAAACAGACAACTCTCCAAACCAAGCA CGTGCCCAGGCAGCACTTCAAGCTGTAAACTCTGTTCAGTCAGGAAATTTGGCCCTCTCTGCCTCTGCTGCAGCAGCTGATGCAGGAATGGCAGTGGCTGGTCAGAGTCCAGTTTTGAGGATCATCGTAGAAAATCTCTTCTACCCAGTCACTTTGGATGTACTTCACCAG ATTTTCTCTAAGTTTGGCACAGTGCTGAAAATAATAACCTTCACCAAGAACAACCAGTTCCAGGCTCTGTTACAATATTCTGACCCAGTGAGTGCCCAGCATGCTAAGTTG TCTCTTGATGGGCAGAATATCTACAATGCCTGTTGTACATTGCGCATTGACTTCTCTAAACTCACCAGCCTCAATGTGAAATACAACAATGATAAAAGCAGAGACTATACCCGCCCAGATCTGCCTTCTGGTGACAGCCAGCCTTCTCTTGACCAGACTATGGCAGCAGCCTTTG GACTCTCCGTTCCAAATGTTCATGGAGCCCTTGCTCCACTGGCGATTCCATCAGCAGCTGCTGCTGCGGCTGCCGCCGGGCGAATTGCTATTCCTGGCCTCACAGGGGCAGGGAATTCTGTCTTGCTGGTTAGCAACTTGAACCCAGAG AGAGTTACACCCCAATGCCTCTTTATTCTTTTCG GCGTTTATGGTGATGTCCAGCGAGTGAAGATCTTATTCAATAAGAAAGAGAATGCCTTGGTTCAGATGGCAGATGGAAACCAAGCCCAGCTTG CTATGAGTCATCTAAATGGACAGAAACTTCATGGGAAGCCAATCAGAATCACTCTTTCCAAGCACCAGACAGTTCAACTTCCCCGTGAAGGACAGGAAGACCAAGGTTTGACTAAAGACTATGGAAACTCACCCCTCCACCGTTTCAAGAAACCGGGCTccaaaaactttcaaaatatctTCCCTCCATCTGCTACACTGCACCTTTCTAATATACC GCCTTCTATATCTGAAGAAGACCTTAAGATGTTGTTCTCAAGTAATGGTGGAATGGTCAAAGGATTCAAGTTCTTCCA AAAGGACCGGAAGATGGCTCTGATCCAGATGGGTTCAGTGGAAGAGGCCATTCAGTCCCTTATTGACCTTCATAACCATGACCTTGGAGAAAACCACCACCTTCGTGTGTCCTTCTCAAAGTCTACCATTTAA